Part of the Listeria innocua genome is shown below.
ACTATAGAAGAATTTATGAAACAACATGCGCTTCTTTTTGAAAATATGGATTTAGATAAGTGGGAAAGACTACTTTCAGGATGGCGCATTAGTAAACGTTTAAAACTTGGTGAATTATCGACAGGCATGTTGATGAAAGTGAAAATTGCTAGTGTTTTAGCAAGACAAGCCAAAGTGTATCTTTACGATGAACCATTTGCAAGTATTGATATTATGGCTCGTTCAGAAGTAATGAAGGCTATTATTAGCGAAACAGAGCCAGATGCTATCACGATTATTTCTTCGCATCATTTAGAAGGCACGGAAAAATTATATAACAAACTTTGGTTAATTAAAGATAATACATTAAAAACAATAGAAACAGAAACTTATCGCGAGAGAACAGGCAACTCATTAATCGATTTCTATAAGGAGGAAATGAACAAATGACAAAAATGATTACTTTTTATTTAAAACAAATTAGTCCTATTCTTTTGATTGGACTTGCAATTATCTTGGGGCTGAACTTTCTAGGGTTCACGATAAATCTACTGGAGGGAACGGATTTACTTTTTAGAGCGATTCGAGGAACGACGGTGATAAGCTTAATTCTCGTTCTTATCACAACTTGGAAAATCACGAAACTCGACACATCGAAAGAAAACTTAACGCTCGCTTCTCTTTCCGGATTTTCGGAAACAAAGAAATTTTTCGGAAAACTATTTGCTGCTTATTTATCAGCAATTGCAGTTATTTTACTTCAAAGTGCCTTTATTTGGTATTACGGTTTTGAAACAGGACGAATTGGAGCAGGCGATGCGTTATCGTTTGTATCTGGAACGCTGATGATGTTTTTATTTATCGCTATGTTTGTTTGTTACTTTGTTATTCCGGTAGGTTGGTTAAAAGATCACGTGAAGGCTAGTTCTCTTCAAAAAGCAGCCGTTGTTCTACTTCTTTTTGCAATCCTAATAATCAATTTATTAGCTGAATACTACTTGCATATTTATAACAGTGCGGGAATTATCTCTATTTTGCCAAATGGTCATTTTGAGATTTCACTTCTTTCTATTGTTTGGAATGTAGGATTATGTTCAGTTATTGCAGGCAGTTATATCTATATGAAGTCTAAAAAAATGGATACTATTTGAAAGTAGGAGAATACATGTTAGAAATTAAGCACTTAAAAAAATCTTACAAACTTGGAAAGAAAAACGAGACTCCTGTTTTGAAAGATATTAATGTGACGATTCAAGACGGGGAATTTGCGGCAATCATCGGGAAAAGCGGTAGCGGTAAGTCCACTTTGCTGAATATTATTAGTGGGCTAGATACCGACTATTCCGGACAAGTTTTATACAATGGCGCTGATTTACAAGATATAGACTTAGACGCCTATCATTTTAATCATATTGGTTTTATTTTTCAAAGCTTTCATTTAGTTAACCATATGTCTGTTATTGAAAACGTCAAAGTTCCTTTATATTTGAATGCCGAATTATCGGAAAGTGACCGAAATGCGAGAGCGCTAGATTTGCTGAAACAAGTTGGATTAGACGAATTTGCTAGTAAAAAACCAACGCAACTTTCTGGTGGACAAAAGCAACGGGTAGCCATTGCGAGATCGCTTGCTAACAATCCAGATATGATTATTGCGGATGAACCAACCGGAGCGCTTGATAGTGTAACTTCAGAGGAAATCATTAAGCTATTAAAAACGTTAGCGAAACAAGGAACAACAGTCATCATCGTCACGCATGATTTAAACATTGCGGACCAAACCGATGCGGTATTACGACTAGCAGATGGAGAAGTAATTTCATTTGAACGGAAAAAAGAAGTTATCCAAAGAGTTAGCCACAAAAATGAAAAAAAGTTGCGTCTAAACTGGTGGGCCACTGCTAAAATTTCTTTTAAAAGCTTTTTCAATAGAAAGTTTCGGAATTTGCTCGTAGCACTTGGGACTTCAATTGGAATTATTGCCATTTTATT
Proteins encoded:
- a CDS encoding ABC transporter ATP-binding protein, with the translated sequence MLVGNNIAKSYPNKLVLQNVDFEAKPGDMIVLTGENGSGKTTLLDMLANLKRPDSGTLQLDNEVFITSEIRQQIAYLNNELYAKKSTTIEEFMKQHALLFENMDLDKWERLLSGWRISKRLKLGELSTGMLMKVKIASVLARQAKVYLYDEPFASIDIMARSEVMKAIISETEPDAITIISSHHLEGTEKLYNKLWLIKDNTLKTIETETYRERTGNSLIDFYKEEMNK